GATGTTTAGATTTTCTTTGAGAATTTAGTTATCTCCTCAGCAAGTTCAGAAGCAAGATACGTGTATCCTTTCTTTTTCTTAAGGGCATCTCCTGCCCTGCCGTTATAGTATGCTGCGAGGCAGGCTGACCTGTAGAGATCGTGAGTTTGCGCCAGGAAGCCTGCTGTTAATCCTGCCAAGACGTCTCCTGTGCCTGCCTTTGTCATGCCTGCGTTCCCTGTTCTGTTGAAGGTTATTCTTGTTTTTGAGATGATTGCGTCAACAGGGCCTTTCAGGAGGAGGATGTTATTGTTTAGTATCTTCCTTACTATTGATAATTTCTTTTTTAATGATGCCTTCTTATTGAATATCTTCGTTAGTACTGATTTTTCAATACTGGAGTTTTTTAATAGTATCTCAAACTCTTTTTTATGAGGTGTGAGGACTGCGTTTTCAACCGTTCTTATGTTTATTATTTTTAATGCGTCTGCGTCAATGACGAGGTATTTTTTATTTTGTACAGAATATGCGACTGCCTTTTTAATGAGTTTCTTTGTGGCTGGCTTTACACCCGCGCCGTTCCCAATTAAGGTTACATCATGGGTCTTGATGAGTTTCTTTAATTCAGGATAATGGCTTGTTGAGATATAATCGCCTTTGAGCTTTTTTGTAATGAGGTCTGGGCTTAATTTATTTATCGCCCAGGCAACCTTTTCAGGCGCAGCAATCGTTACCCAGTCTGCTCCTGATCTCAGGCAGGCAATCCCTGCCAATGCAACTGCTCCGACATAGTCTGCTGAGCCCCCGATAATCAGGATTCTTCCATTGTCGCCTTTATGGCTGGCCGGATCCCTTGTAACTGGATGCATGACATATCAGGAATTCTGGAGTATATAAATTTTAACTGAAATCAGGCTCAGTAGAAAGTCGTCGTTGCCGCCATTTTTGCGAGGCTCTATAAACTTAAGGAAGCGCAGCGGAGGGGGTTGTCCCTTACGGGCGAGGTGCCACTCTTTGCCAAAAACATGCAGAGCCGAGCTGGCGGCAACCGCGAAGCTGGACTTTCTACTGAGCTCCGAAATCGAAAGAGG
Above is a genomic segment from Candidatus Nanoarchaeia archaeon containing:
- a CDS encoding NAD(P)H-hydrate dehydratase, giving the protein MHPVTRDPASHKGDNGRILIIGGSADYVGAVALAGIACLRSGADWVTIAAPEKVAWAINKLSPDLITKKLKGDYISTSHYPELKKLIKTHDVTLIGNGAGVKPATKKLIKKAVAYSVQNKKYLVIDADALKIINIRTVENAVLTPHKKEFEILLKNSSIEKSVLTKIFNKKASLKKKLSIVRKILNNNILLLKGPVDAIISKTRITFNRTGNAGMTKAGTGDVLAGLTAGFLAQTHDLYRSACLAAYYNGRAGDALKKKKGYTYLASELAEEITKFSKKI